The following proteins are encoded in a genomic region of Methylovorus glucosotrophus:
- the cydP gene encoding cytochrome oxidase putative small subunit CydP, translating to MMNNRWISHLTSLKAHRRYSRLAIEITVILLAKVVLLYLLWWACFSHPIAKQDRQAAVTRIIMSTSK from the coding sequence ATGATGAATAATCGCTGGATATCGCATCTGACATCGCTCAAGGCGCATCGCCGATATAGTCGTCTGGCCATCGAAATTACGGTGATCCTGCTCGCAAAAGTAGTACTGCTTTACCTGCTCTGGTGGGCGTGCTTTTCACACCCCATCGCCAAGCAGGACAGGCAGGCAGCGGTCACCCGCATAATAATGAGCACCTCAAAATAG
- a CDS encoding response regulator transcription factor — translation MSEMDELPSLLLVDDDETFTHVLARAMTRRGFAVSVAHDAVQAMSMATANPPEYAVLDLKMPGDSGLTLIRQLKALDEETRIVVLTGYASIATAVEAVKLGATYYLAKPADADEILQALERKEADDTIPLAANPLSVDRMEWEHIQRVLKEHDGNISATARSLNMHRRTLQRKLNKHPTRQ, via the coding sequence ATGAGTGAGATGGACGAACTCCCCAGCCTGCTGCTGGTAGACGATGACGAAACTTTTACCCACGTGCTGGCCCGCGCCATGACCAGGCGCGGCTTTGCCGTCAGTGTGGCGCATGATGCGGTGCAGGCCATGAGCATGGCGACCGCCAATCCCCCCGAATATGCCGTGCTTGACCTGAAAATGCCCGGGGATTCCGGACTGACGCTTATCCGCCAGCTGAAAGCCCTGGATGAAGAAACCCGCATAGTGGTCTTGACCGGCTATGCCAGCATTGCCACGGCGGTTGAGGCGGTCAAACTGGGGGCGACCTACTACCTTGCCAAGCCGGCCGATGCCGATGAAATCCTGCAGGCGCTGGAGCGTAAAGAAGCGGATGACACCATTCCGCTCGCCGCCAACCCCTTATCGGTAGACCGCATGGAGTGGGAGCACATACAGCGCGTGCTGAAAGAGCATGACGGCAATATCTCAGCCACGGCGCGCAGCCTTAACATGCACAGGCGCACCCTGCAGCGCAAATTGAACAAACACCCCACGCGCCAGTAA